Proteins encoded in a region of the Fibrobacter sp. UWP2 genome:
- the ruvB gene encoding Holliday junction branch migration DNA helicase RuvB, translated as MDEQRIISPQKTAFDDNDADKNLRPPSLSEFTGQADIKESLSIAIEAARHRGDALDHCLFAGPPGLGKTTLAGIIAKEMGVNIHITSGPVLEKASDLAGLLTSLQENDVLFIDEIHRLNRVVEEYLYPAMEDFRLDIMLDSGPAARSVNLPLKHFTLVGATTRSGLLTGPLRDRFGLQYRLELYGESDIVKILMRSAKILGIELTEDAAKILGGRCRGTPRVANRVLRRCRDVAQVRGTGVIDIQAASKTLDMLGIDSEGLDPTDRKILSMIIDKFNGGPVGIGTIGAAMGEESDTLEEVYEPYLIQKGLLSRTPRGRIATQNAYRMLHKEIPRNYAGNPSDQIELF; from the coding sequence ATGGACGAACAGAGAATCATATCCCCGCAAAAGACCGCCTTTGACGACAACGACGCCGACAAGAACCTGCGCCCGCCCAGCCTGAGCGAGTTCACAGGCCAAGCCGACATCAAAGAAAGTCTTTCCATTGCCATCGAGGCCGCCCGCCACCGCGGCGACGCCCTGGACCATTGCCTGTTCGCAGGCCCTCCGGGGCTCGGCAAAACAACTCTCGCAGGGATTATCGCCAAGGAGATGGGCGTCAACATCCATATCACAAGTGGTCCCGTTCTCGAAAAGGCGAGCGACCTGGCAGGGCTCCTCACTAGCCTCCAAGAAAACGATGTGCTGTTCATCGACGAAATCCACCGCTTGAACCGCGTAGTCGAAGAATACCTCTACCCTGCCATGGAAGACTTCAGGCTCGACATTATGCTAGACTCCGGTCCAGCCGCCAGGAGCGTGAACCTCCCGCTAAAGCATTTTACGCTCGTCGGTGCCACGACCAGGAGCGGCCTCCTCACTGGACCGCTGCGTGACCGCTTTGGACTGCAGTACAGACTGGAACTTTACGGCGAAAGCGACATCGTGAAAATTTTAATGCGCAGCGCCAAAATTCTTGGAATCGAACTGACCGAAGATGCCGCCAAGATTCTCGGAGGCCGCTGCCGCGGTACGCCACGCGTGGCGAATCGCGTGCTACGTCGCTGCAGGGACGTGGCACAGGTCCGTGGCACGGGCGTCATCGACATCCAGGCGGCAAGCAAAACACTCGACATGCTCGGCATCGACAGCGAGGGGCTCGACCCCACCGACCGCAAAATCCTCTCGATGATCATCGACAAGTTCAACGGAGGGCCTGTGGGCATCGGCACCATCGGTGCCGCCATGGGCGAAGAATCCGACACCCTCGAAGAAGTCTATGAACCCTACCTGATTCAAAAGGGTCTGCTGAGCCGCACCCCACGCGGGCGCATTGCCACGCAAAACGCCTACCGCATGCTGCACAAAGAAATCCCGCGCAACTACGCCGGCAACCCGAGCGACCAAATCGAACTGTTTTAA